Sequence from the Procambarus clarkii isolate CNS0578487 chromosome 2, FALCON_Pclarkii_2.0, whole genome shotgun sequence genome:
CCAGCGTGTCCTTCCCTCACAGCAGCCGCACCAGCGTGTCCTTCCCTCACAGCAGCCGTACCAGCCTGTCCTTCCCTCACAGCAGCCGCACCAGCGTGTCCTTCCCTCACAGCAGCCGCACCAGCGTGTCCTTCCTTCACAGCAGCCGCACCAGCCTGTCCTTCCCTCACAGCAGCCGCACCAGCCTGTCCTtccctcacagcagcagcaccagcgtgTCCTTCCCTCACAGCAGCCGCACCAGCGTGTCCTTCTCTCACAGCAGCCGCACCAGCGTGTCCTTCCCTCACAGCAGCCGCACCAGAGTGTCCTTCCCTCACAGCAGCCGCACCAGCGTGTCCTTCCCTCACAGCAGCCGCACCAGCGTGTCCTTCCCTCACAGCAGCCGCACCAGCGTGTCCTTCCCTCACAGCAGCCGCACCAGCGTGTCCTTCCCTCACAGCAGCCGCACCAGCGTGTCCTTCCCTCACAGCAGCCGCACCAGCGTGTCCTTTCCTCACAGCAGCCGCACCAGCCTGTCCTTCCCTCACAGCAGCCGCACCAGCGTGTCCTTCCCTCACAGCAGCCGCACCAGCGTGTCCTTCCCTCACAGCAGCCGCACCAGCCTGTCCTTCCCTCACAGCAGCCGCACCAGCGTGTCCTTCCCTCACAGCAGCCGCACCAGCGTGTCCTTCCCTCACAGCAGCCGCACCAGCCTGTCCTTCCCTCACAGCAGCCGCACCAGCGTGTCCTTCCCTCACAGCAGCCGCACCAGCGTGTCCTTCCCTCACAGCACCCGCACCAGCGTGTCCTTCCCTCACAGCAGCCGCACCAGCGTGTCCTTCCCTCACAGCAGCCGCAAGTCTACTGTTCCACTTCCAAGACACGCCTCGCCCAACAGTATGAGAATCAATAAACATTTGTCTATATTTTACTTTCTGCGAGTAGCCCCGTGACCAAGTACTGGGACCAAGTACTGGAACCAAGTATTGGGACCAAGTACGGGGACCAAGTCCTGGGACCAAGTACTGGGACCATGTACTGGGACCATGTACTGAGACCAAGTACTGGGACCAAGTACTGGGACCATGTACTGGGACCAAGTACTGGGACCAAGTACTGGGACCAAGTGCTGGGACTAAGTACTGGAACCAAGTATTGGGACCAAGTACTGGGACCAAGTACTGGGACCAAGTACTGGGGCCATGTACTGGGACCAAGTACTGGGACCAAGTCCTGGGACCAAGTGCTGGGACCAAGTACTGGGGCCATGTACTGGGACCAAGTACTGGGACCAAGTACTGGGACCAAGTGCTGGGACCAAGTACTGGAACCAAGTATTAGGACCAAGTACTGGGGCCATGTACTGGGACCAAGTACTGGGACCAAGTATTGGGACCATGTACTGGGACCAAGTACTGGGACCAAGTGCTGGGACCAAGTACTGAGACCAAGTACTGGGACCATGTACTGGGACCAAGTGCTGGGACCAAGTACTGGGACCAAGTATTAGGACCAAGTACTGAGACCAAGTACTGGGACCAAGTACTGGGACCAAGTACTGGAACCAAGTATTAGGACCAAGTACTGAGACCAAGTACTGGGACCAAGTGCTGGGACCAAGTACTGGGACCAAGTGCTGGGACCAAGTACTGAGACCAAGTACTGGGACCATGTACTGGGACCAAGTGCTGGGACCAAGTACTGGGACCAAGTATTAGGACCAAGTACTGAGATCAAGTACTGGGACCAAGTACTGGGACCAAGTACTGGGACCAAGTACTGGGACCAAGTACTGGGACCAAGTACTGGGACCAAGTACTGGGACCAAGTACTGGGACCAAGAACTGGGACCAAGTACTGAGACCAAGTACTGGGACCAAGTACTGGGACCATGTACTGGGACCAAGTGCTGGGACCATGTACTGGGACCAAGTACTGGGACCAAGTACTGAGACCAAGTACTGGGACCATGTACTGGGACCAAGTGCTGGGACCAAGTACTGGAACCAAGTATTAGGACCAAGTACTGGGACCAAGTACTGAGACCAAGTACTGGGACCAAGTACTGAGACCAAGTACTGGGACCATGTACTGGGACCAAGTACTGGAACCAAGTTTTAGGACCAAGTACTGGGACCATGTACTGGGACCAAGTACTGGAACCAAGTATTAGGACCAAGTACTGGGACCATGTACTGGGACCAAGTACTGGAACCAAGTATTAGGACCAAGTGCTGGGACCATGTACTGGAACCAAGTATTAGGACCAAGTACTGGGACCATGTACTGGGACCAAGTACTGGAACCAAGTATTAGGACCAAGTACTGGGACCATGTACTGGGACCAAGTGCTGGGACCAAGTACTGGAACCAAGTATTAGGACCAAGTACTGGGATCAAGTACTGGGACCAAGTACTGGGACCAAGTACTGAGACCAAGTACTGGGACCATGTACTGGGACCAAGTACTGGAACCAAGTATTAGGACCAAGTACTGAGACCAAGTACTGGGACCAAGTACTGGGACCAAGTACTGGGACCAAGTACTGGGACCAAGTACTGGGACCAAGTACTGGGACCGATTGTTGTGTATTTGTTGAGAGTTTCGAAGACATGTTGAAAGTGttaggtgtgtgtggagggtatcAGATGTGTCGGAAATCCCCGACACTATTTACACTTCCTTatttccggtcatgatggtcaagtggattaaggcgtcttgtacataccagttgcgttgatcctggtaatatgggttcgagtcacttctggggtgtgagttttcagttgcatatagtcctggggaccattcaggcctgttcgcatttgtgttcctcacgtgtgccacaaagaatgaggtgatttgataaaatgctatgcccaagaattaTGGCTCATACGGCTATTCTCATGCTAtgcttaaaatgctatgctcatggAACTATGGCTATTCTCTGCCTTCCGCAGTAACTGCGGAAGGCAGAGAATACGAATAGTTCCAGACTTACTCTAAGGTGAACATTATCCAAAACATTATTCACTAACATCCAAAATTAGTTTGAAGCAGGTATTTACTCCGCTTCTCTCTCCAGACTTTTCTGCTGTCCAAAAATATCCATTTGAAatgtaaagtgtctagcccagctCCATTGCATCCAacaacaaataaaatattactgcaTGACTGATACTCCTTGTAACACACTCAATGTAACGTAatgcaaaaatcaggtttttctgCTGTCCAAAATAAATATCACTTTGAAATGTAAAGTGTATCTAGTCAATCTCCATCTCCACTACATCCAACACAATATAATTATTAATGTGTAACTGTTTAGTCCTTGTAATACTTTATATAACTTTCAAGCCAACATAGTTTGCAATATTAATACCTTACTAAGCACCTTGGGCGTTAGCGCTGTCTGTCCGTCATTCTGTCTCACTAGGACCAGGCGATCGTCAGCTCTAGGCATTGGCTGTCATTTCAGCCTCGTTAGCACCACCAGTCAACCTGTCTGCTCTATTCGAGGAATCAGTCACAGCGGTGCATTCACCAGTCCTACAAAGCttacacagttaaaaaaaaaagtagagTTGAGTTTAGTCCGTTTACATTTTTATCAGCATACCAATAATATTACCGTGTGTTTTTTCATCATAGTTGAAGTTTTCCACTTTCAAGCTAGCATAGTTTAAAGGTCCTATGTACTTCCAAACTCAGCATAAACAGTGTCTAACCGAATCGCTGAGATGGCAGGCCACGTCAGCAACACTTGTGGTCCAACCTCCTCCCAgcaattcattctttttaaaaatgttatgtcTGCCCGGCCAGCTAAGTCATTAAAGGGGTACAGATGCACCGGTCATTCATTATACAGATAAATGAGGGATCATGTAGTCTACATCTTTCCATTTTCGCTGTGTATCATGGCGGAGCAATGAAACAGATTATTTTTTATTCACCATCACAACTTAACATAGTTACACAGGTTAATTGTTGCTCTCCTTTTTTCAACTAATATGAGTTTTTTCTGTATattttttaacactttcgctaGGTGAGACAACGTTGGGTAGTAGTTTAACCCCAATTCAGTCTGGGGAGACGTGATCgctacctacaaattctaatatttgtTTGTTAACAGTGTGAACACACCATATATCTCATGCGGATTTCTTCTTTTTCTCTCACAAGTCAATAATCGTTCTTTGTATCATTCCTCGACTAAAATTTCACTCTGAAACATCCTTGCTTATCTTAATTCTCACTGACATGCGCACAGTCAACAAATATGTTTCACACCATCAAAGGGAATCTCTGCTGCACAGGATGTCTTTCGATAAATAAACTGTGTTTACCTAACCTATCATTTCCTTTGAGAACCTCGTATGTGGTGACCATTTCTCCCGAGTCTGTACAAACTCACACATCACCCAACTTGTGTTTTCAAATCTTAGCTCACTCCATCAATGTGACATGCTTTCCACACATCCGGTGTCACCTGCCCTCTCCTCTCACCCTAATATAAATTCCATTCAATGTAAAACTGTTAGCAATGTAAAACATAACAAAAGTCAACCAGACTCACCTAGTTTCTGCTTAGTGTTGAGTTATGCTTGGTGACCAGATTTCTCAGTGTGCCcagttttaagagagttcacagtgtATTAATTACGGACGTGGATATGTTTTATGAAGAGCATTGCTTCTTATTTTTACTGATTTTCACTGTGTCATGTtttagtcttctcatattctgttTCAAATAAAGTTTAATTACGGTTTCCACCAGCATTGCTTCAcactgatattgaaaagaaagaaactgaactgaactgCAGTTCAGTTCAGCAGTTGTAAAGAATTTGAaagtttattaatatatatatgtagtgtgaAGCAATGCTGGTAGAAATAGTaagtaaactttatttgaaaaagaatatgagaagactgaaagGATGACACAGTGAAAATCAGTAAAAATAAGGAGCAATGCTCTTCATAAAACATATCCACGTCCGTAATTAATacactgtgaactctcttaaaactgCACACACTGAGAAATCTGGTCGCCAAGCATAACTCAGCACTAAGCAGTTACAAATATTCTTattatttatagacagagctgtacatacaaatacctaaagccactaatacgcttagcgtttcgggcaaggtgtggaagAAAACAAAAGACttaaactaaaacttaatagtaattaagTTTTTTAAATTATAAATTCGATTGAAAGAAAAattaaaagataaaaaaaggggggggggacatggtagaaaatagccaatatacaagttggtcaacaaacagcattgtttaaaaatagtaagacatgggttaacatttaggggtgaggtaggttacatggagttaattaggtagtacttagttttcatcttaaactggttgaaagaggtacagcctttgacttgattgggaaggtcatttccacattctgggtcccccgatttgtagagcattcctagtttgattaagtcgtactcctggaatatcaaataatttgtttctagtgtggtgcctatgggttctgttacaaccttctaagacgCTTTTAAGGTGAGAATTGTTCTGCAGCATTGTTCAGATAGAATAGATATAAACTGGACATATTTTAGTACGGTTCAGAGttctaaatatatagagtacacatgagaggatgtgcatttgattgattgttgccgccgaaggcggctagtttattgtgcaccccatactcatcctgtgagcggtagcgcaaaagcattacagagggtacaaaaggtctttatcagacctcatcttagattattacataagcaATTTCatatatccttcacaccttatagttacaatgtcagctagttacagagaaagtgctattttaagagctatatatttacagtaagtcatcatacattaatggtaggtattatcgctaatacataatagtttgaacaatggggatattacagagtcataggggaacttctgtttattattagtcctcacaatacactacttgtttctgaatctcatatgtcgttcatctactggaagcgaaatgtggatgCAGTGACTTAATTTAATAtccaacatattcagagatttaagttagggtaccgagtgctgtctggggccagagttagatattgttctaatagcagctttgtgttgggtaactagaggacgtaaatgattttgggtagtagaacccaagcacaaataccatagttgagataaggatagatgagagagtaaaagagcgtcaccagggcagggcaaggtacataatatctgatcttagaaagaatgccaacagttttagaaactttttttgctatttttgaatgtgtccctgggaattcagcttgttattgacgaggacaccaaggaatttaccatcaactttacttgTATATTGTTTTAAGTCaggatttgtatattgtttattcttagattaatttcatttgaggatttattaccaaagaaaatatagaaagttttgtcaatgttatgggtaagtttgttagcagttagccaaagatggactttatttagttcagtattcacagtgacatttagagcaagagtgtcaggactggagaaaatgaaagttgtgtcatcaggaaataagattggtttgaggtgctgAGAGGCATttagaaggtcattaatgtagatgagaaagaggagagggctaagtatgctgccctgtggaacaccaatgttgatgggtagtgtaggagaaatggaattattcacagaaacatactggaggctGTCAGTCAGggaagactgaaggtattgcagggagtgacctctgactccataatgatgtaatttaagaaaaaggttttggtggttgacagtgtcaaaagccttacgtaggtccacaaataacccaacagggaactcatttttgtcaagagctataTGTATAAAGTTAATcaaactaataagtgcatcgttggtgcttttattgggtctgaaaccatattggcaagagctaagtatattgagtttgggtagatatgagtaaagctgtttgtatattagctttttaaatatttttgacatggttggcagaattgatataggtctgtaattgttgacatcagtgagatcaccacatttgtggactgggATTACTCTGTTTTTTTAAAATATCCGGAAAGGTTTTAGTTCAAATGATTTATTGAAGAGCAAtacaatggcaggagctagaatTCTGGAAGCTTTTCTGTAAATTAGAGATGGTATCTCATCAAGAGCATCTGACTtaattttaagggaaaggattacctcattaacatcagaggaattagcgggagctaggtacagagactctggatagttatCTGTAAGCTAGTCTTCAATATTAGTGagtgaggatggaatatcatgagcaagggatgtcccaatggaagaaaagaacctattgaattcaatagcagtgtctGAGGTCGAAAgcacaccatcgtcattggaTAGGAGAAAAGTTTTTTATTCAAAATCTTTTTTGATCCTAATAATTGGGagatagtgctccatgttttcttaatgttgcccttaatttgggtaaatttattttcgtagtgTTTTATTTTGGCTTTTataattattttagacagcattGATGAGTAAATCTTTAAAAATTCTTTCGAGACGATTCCaatcctatacttcttctcaaggtcatgttttttattaatagactagctgtacccgccacgcgttgcagtggctcagtctggttaaataggaaagaaagaaaagagaaagcgcgtGTTTCAAATATGTATAATTTCAcagtgcttgtgggtatacaatatgttttgttgttccattgtctgtggaaatatagagattgtctggtttgccgactctagaacatgcAACATATTATTGTCCCAATGAGAAGCATTCCGTGTattgatataaactgcacaattctaaagattggccctgagctttgttgatggtgattgcaaacaccACTCGGttggaaattacaatatcttaaattgaattggcatatctgttggaatcataggaatgaggacatcttcacctttgaaaggtcctgtcaagattgttgcttctacgatgtTGCTGATTCATTTTTTTTACTTCAGGGCGCGTGGCGTAGCAAAGCTTTAGCcgattgatatttcgcaacatgataattggcacccaGATTTTCAAtcgccgtacgtgtgatggtatccctggcagatcgagtgaattcaaaaattttgttggataattaaccgcttcatctgctttctCAACAGTGTCGGTGGACTTGTAtcaaggaattacaggtaatgtttgcctgaagtctcctgcaagcaatattaatgcgttcccaaatggtctgatgtagcTGCACGAAATcctctgcctctgctggagagGAGAGgtaccacaggacatgagggacgtAAACATCGTCACGCTGTACAAGAATAAAGGTGTCAGGGATGATTGTAACAATTACCGTGGCATCTCCCTCCTCTGCAttttcggaaagctgtttgctcgagtcacattcaagaggctcgaagtacttgcagagagagtctatccagaatcagtgCGGATTCAGAAGTAACAggaccaccatcgacatggtcttttctctcagacaactgcaggagaaatgcagggaacagaagcagccactcttcgtagccttcatagatctgacgaaggtcttcgacctcgtcagcagggatggcctgttcacgaccctccccaagatcggatgcccacccaggctccttagCATCACCAGATCCTTCCACGAGAACATGAAGGGTACCATGGTCTTTGACGCCTTAACATCAGATGCCTTCGACATCTGAAGCGGAGAAAAGCAGGGCTGCGTTCTGGCTCcatccctattcgggattttcttcacaGTTATGCTGCAGCACGCCTTCGGTCTGCCACAGAGGGCATCTATCTcctgaccaggtcggatggaaagctttcCGACCTCGCCAGACTGAGAgcaaagacaaaggttcggctaagGTGTCTGCACGACTTCCTTTTTGCTGACGACGCAGCAACACTGCCCACTCATCTGAAGACTTCTAACGGCTCATGACCCACTTCAGCAAGCCTTGTCAGGCTTTCCGACTCACTATCAGAATGAAGAAATCACAGGTTATGGAACaatgagtggactccccacctgtaaTCGGCATCTCCTAttacaaactggaagtcgttcacgattttgtgtacctgggctccacaatctctgactccctctccctcgacacggagctaaacaaacgcattagTAAGGCATCTACAGTCatttccagactgacaaagagagtgtgggccaacaataagcTGACTGAGTGTACAAAGatccaggtttacagagcctgagtCTTGAGCACTCTCctatatggcagtgagtcttggacactctgcACCCATCAGGAAAGATAGCTGaacgcctaccacatgcgctgcctccgACACATATTGGATATcatctggcaggacaaggtgacaaacaacagcgTCCTGGGGAAAGCAAGAATCACcaccatgtacacaatgctgaagcaGAAACGAATGTACTGGCTCGGGCACGTGGTACGAATGGGTGACGGCAGGATCCACAAGGATTTCCCGTATCGAGAGCTcacgcagggaaagcgtccaacaagtAAACCcctgctacggtacaaagacgtatgcaagagggacctgaaagccatggacgtcgattttGCTACGTGGGAAACACTGGCCGCAGACcgatcagcctggaggcagtctgtacaGAAAagactctccaagttcgaggagtcacttgccaagaaatcggaggtaaagagacagagaaggaaagccgataGCCAGTAAGATAGACCAGAATCAGACTTCGCCTGTACTCAGTTTGGGATGAATTGTCATTCTCGGACtgacctcatcagtcacaccattacgggctcaccatagcctgtgctacatggacacttcgttctgagtagctaaatcttaaacaacaacaaacagtcacaccagacgctgcaccgggattgacaaccagagcgctcccaagactga
This genomic interval carries:
- the LOC138366088 gene encoding skin secretory protein xP2-like gives rise to the protein MFIDSHTVGRGVSWKWNSRLAAAVREGHAGAAAVREGHAGAGAVREGHAGAAAVREGHAGAAAVREGQAGAAAVREGHAGAAAVREGHAGAAAVREGQAGAAAVREGHAGAAAVREGHAGAAAVREGQAGAAAVRKGHAGAAAVREGHAGAAAVREGHAGAAAVREGHAGAAAVREGHAGAAAVREGHAGAAAVREGHSGAAAVREGHAGAAAVREGHAGAAAVREGHAGAAAVREGQAGAAAVREGQAGAAAVKEGHAGAAAVREGHAGAAAVREGQAGTAAVREGHAGAAAVREGHAGAAAVREGHAGATDIMSYQYNTTLLLLLTVLSEVCSDTITSQRLMWYPVRVHNATLGDPAHFVKTVTAESLVHCAVMASQTSPISIFCYTRPTCNIHSLQISTYIGPNSDRSTTNNCFTSVQPG
- the LOC138366095 gene encoding uncharacterized protein; the protein is MRCLRHILDIIWQDKVTNNSVLGKARITTMYTMLKQKRMYWLGHVVRMGDGRIHKDFPYRELTQGKRPTSKPLLRYKDVCKRDLKAMDVDFATWETLAADRSAWRQSVQKRLSKFEESLAKKSEVKRQRRKADSQ